The following proteins come from a genomic window of Streptomyces sp. NBC_00539:
- a CDS encoding polysaccharide deacetylase family protein, protein MTLSVAVRKAAATAVLGAALAGCGGGTGSSPKPANEIRTGSPAVPAPASPPAAPSGSPQAGAPARVPVLPPGPNGLTPVFERAKQHGDKTVALTFDADMTSDQGPRAASGERFDNPQLISSLRALKVPATIFMTGRWAEEYPDQAKAIGSDPNFEIANHSYSHHAFKSPCYGLPALDGAAATADVDRAFAAFRKAGAVNTVPYFRFPGGCYDDQALRALSPAKVTAVQWDVVSGDAFAKDPDAVAEQVLAGVKPGSVVVMHCTRSAAPVTEQAVRKVVPELRKRGYRFVKVSELIGK, encoded by the coding sequence GTGACCCTCTCCGTAGCAGTGCGCAAAGCCGCGGCCACGGCCGTTCTCGGTGCCGCCCTCGCCGGTTGCGGGGGCGGCACCGGCTCCTCGCCGAAGCCGGCCAACGAAATCCGCACGGGCTCCCCGGCGGTCCCCGCCCCCGCCTCGCCCCCCGCCGCCCCTTCGGGCTCCCCGCAGGCCGGCGCGCCGGCCCGGGTGCCCGTCCTGCCGCCCGGCCCGAACGGCCTGACGCCCGTCTTCGAGCGGGCGAAGCAGCACGGCGACAAGACCGTCGCGCTGACCTTCGACGCGGACATGACCTCCGACCAGGGGCCGCGCGCCGCCTCGGGGGAACGTTTCGACAACCCGCAGCTGATCTCGTCCCTGCGCGCCCTCAAGGTGCCCGCCACCATCTTCATGACGGGCCGTTGGGCGGAGGAGTACCCGGACCAGGCGAAGGCCATCGGCAGCGACCCGAACTTCGAGATCGCCAACCACTCGTACAGTCACCACGCCTTCAAGTCCCCCTGCTACGGGCTGCCCGCGCTCGACGGCGCCGCCGCCACGGCCGACGTGGACCGGGCCTTCGCCGCCTTCCGCAAGGCGGGCGCGGTCAACACCGTCCCCTACTTCCGTTTCCCCGGCGGCTGCTACGACGACCAGGCGCTGCGGGCGCTGTCCCCGGCCAAGGTGACGGCCGTGCAGTGGGACGTGGTCAGCGGTGACGCGTTCGCCAAGGACCCCGACGCGGTGGCGGAGCAGGTGCTGGCCGGGGTGAAGCCGGGGTCGGTGGTGGTCATGCACTGCACGCGCAGCGCGGCGCCGGTCACCGAGCAGGCCGTCCGCAAGGTCGTCCCGGAGCTGCGCAAGCGCGGCTACCGCTTCGTGAAGGTCTCCGAACTGATCGGGAAGTAG
- a CDS encoding AIM24 family protein, with protein sequence MKSDLFASENLVQPSAVAGMTLQNAKSVKYTVNGEVLARQGSMVAFRGNLQFERRGQGIGGMLKRAVTGEGLPLMSVRGQGEAWFAHQAANCFIVEFEPGDALTINGRNVLCFDPSLSYEIKMVKGAGMTGGGLFNSLFTGTGKLAVICDGNPIIIPVAAQAPVYVDTDAVVGWSAALETGLHRSQSIGSMIRGGSGEAVQLKLSGEGFVIVRPSEVTEAPAAH encoded by the coding sequence ATGAAGAGTGATCTTTTCGCGTCCGAGAACCTGGTCCAGCCCTCCGCCGTCGCCGGCATGACCCTCCAGAACGCCAAGTCCGTCAAGTACACCGTCAACGGGGAGGTGCTGGCCCGTCAGGGCTCGATGGTCGCCTTCCGCGGCAACCTCCAGTTCGAGCGCAGGGGGCAGGGCATAGGCGGCATGCTCAAGCGGGCCGTGACCGGCGAGGGGCTGCCCCTGATGTCGGTGCGCGGCCAGGGCGAGGCCTGGTTCGCCCACCAGGCGGCGAACTGCTTCATCGTCGAGTTCGAGCCCGGTGACGCCCTGACCATCAACGGGCGCAACGTCCTGTGTTTCGATCCGTCGCTGTCCTACGAGATCAAGATGGTCAAGGGCGCGGGCATGACCGGCGGCGGCCTCTTCAACAGCCTGTTCACCGGGACCGGAAAGCTCGCGGTGATCTGCGACGGCAACCCGATCATCATCCCGGTCGCCGCGCAGGCGCCCGTCTACGTGGACACCGACGCGGTGGTCGGATGGAGCGCCGCGCTGGAGACGGGGCTGCACCGCTCCCAGTCGATCGGGTCGATGATCCGCGGCGGTTCGGGGGAGGCCGTACAGCTCAAGCTGAGCGGCGAGGGATTCGTCATCGTCCGCCCCAGCGAGGTCACCGAGGCGCCCGCGGCGCACTGA
- a CDS encoding PPK2 family polyphosphate kinase, with the protein MAKKDGTRGKARAGSPPSLRELLRVPPGRVDLTAVDPSATPGGPSRKADALADTASRTAGPLASLQERLYAASTAGDRRRLLLVLQGMDTSGKGGTVKHVIGLFNPSGCRIHAFKAPTPEERSHPFLWRVERVLPRPGEIGIFDRSHYEDVLIARVRELVPRRELNRRYDEINRFEEALAQDGVTVVKVFLHISYEEQRARLLARLDNPSKHWKFNVGDIEERTLWPAYQRAYELALERCSTDAAPWCTVPADRKWYRNWAVGRLLLEHLEDIGPRYPGADFDVDECRARLLAT; encoded by the coding sequence ATGGCGAAGAAGGACGGTACGCGCGGCAAGGCCCGGGCCGGGTCCCCGCCCTCCCTGCGTGAGCTGCTCCGCGTACCGCCCGGCAGGGTCGACCTGACCGCCGTGGACCCGTCCGCGACCCCCGGCGGTCCCTCGCGCAAGGCGGACGCCCTGGCCGACACGGCCTCCAGGACGGCCGGCCCGCTCGCCTCGCTCCAGGAAAGGCTGTACGCGGCGAGCACCGCGGGTGACCGGCGCCGGCTCCTGCTCGTCCTCCAGGGCATGGACACCAGCGGCAAGGGCGGCACGGTCAAGCACGTGATCGGCCTCTTCAACCCCTCGGGATGCCGCATCCACGCCTTCAAAGCGCCCACCCCGGAGGAACGCAGCCACCCCTTCCTCTGGCGCGTCGAAAGGGTCCTCCCCCGGCCCGGCGAGATCGGCATCTTCGACCGCTCGCACTACGAGGACGTCCTGATCGCCCGCGTCCGCGAACTGGTTCCCCGCCGCGAGCTAAACCGGCGCTACGACGAGATCAACCGCTTCGAGGAGGCGCTCGCGCAAGACGGCGTCACCGTGGTGAAGGTCTTCCTCCACATCTCCTACGAGGAGCAGCGCGCCCGGCTGCTGGCCCGGCTCGACAACCCGTCCAAGCACTGGAAGTTCAACGTCGGCGACATCGAGGAGCGGACTCTGTGGCCGGCGTACCAGCGCGCCTACGAGCTGGCGCTGGAGCGCTGCTCCACGGACGCCGCGCCCTGGTGCACCGTGCCCGCCGACCGCAAGTGGTACCGCAACTGGGCCGTCGGCAGGCTCCTGCTGGAGCATCTGGAGGACATCGGCCCGCGCTATCCGGGTGCTGATTTCGACGTAGACGAGTGCCGCGCGCGTCTACTTGCCACATAG
- a CDS encoding pyrimidine reductase family protein encodes MRRLFPVTDQTSADQNDRPWSLDELAEAYAYPELGPEEHWLRANMVSTLDGAAQHDGRSQPISGETDMQIFGTLRALADVIVVGAETVRQEGYRPARAREAFADRRSASGQGPAAAIAVITASMELDFSLPLFTSPLVPTLVVTGAAAPADRVAEAAGAGAEVVLAGDGAAVDPVRAVRELAARGLRRQLTEGGPRLLGQLVAADVLDELCLTISPMLTAGDAQRISGGPSVTVPHRLAAAGVLEEAGFLFTRYRRI; translated from the coding sequence ATGCGACGCCTGTTCCCTGTGACCGATCAGACATCAGCAGACCAGAACGACCGCCCGTGGTCGCTGGACGAGCTCGCGGAGGCCTATGCGTACCCCGAGCTCGGCCCGGAGGAACACTGGCTGCGGGCAAACATGGTCTCGACCCTGGACGGAGCCGCCCAGCACGACGGCCGCTCGCAGCCGATCTCCGGCGAGACCGACATGCAGATCTTCGGCACCCTGCGCGCCCTGGCCGACGTGATCGTCGTCGGCGCGGAAACGGTTCGCCAGGAGGGCTACCGCCCGGCACGCGCCCGGGAGGCCTTCGCGGACCGCCGCAGCGCCTCGGGCCAGGGTCCCGCGGCCGCCATCGCGGTGATCACCGCAAGTATGGAGCTGGACTTCTCCCTGCCCCTGTTCACCTCCCCCCTCGTGCCGACGCTGGTCGTCACCGGCGCCGCCGCGCCCGCCGACCGCGTGGCCGAGGCTGCCGGAGCGGGGGCCGAGGTCGTGCTCGCGGGCGACGGGGCGGCAGTGGACCCCGTACGGGCCGTACGGGAACTGGCCGCGCGCGGCCTGCGCCGCCAGCTCACCGAGGGCGGCCCCCGGCTGCTGGGGCAGCTCGTGGCCGCCGACGTGCTGGACGAGCTGTGCCTGACGATCTCCCCGATGCTCACGGCGGGGGACGCCCAGCGCATCTCCGGGGGGCCCTCCGTCACGGTTCCGCACCGGCTCGCGGCGGCCGGTGTGCTGGAGGAGGCCGGGTTCCTCTTCACCCGTTACCGTCGAATCTGA
- a CDS encoding OsmC family protein, whose product MATTRTAHTDWQGNLLKGSGVVSLDSSGRGSFDVSWPSRAEAANGKTSPEELIAAAHSSCYSMALSHGLDGAGTPPTRVETKADVTFQPGEGITGIHLTVRAEVPGLDADAFQAAAEDAKKNCPVSQALTGTTITLSAELI is encoded by the coding sequence ATGGCCACCACGCGTACCGCGCACACCGACTGGCAGGGCAACCTCCTCAAGGGCTCCGGCGTCGTCTCCCTCGACTCCTCGGGCCGGGGTTCGTTCGACGTCTCCTGGCCCTCGCGCGCCGAGGCCGCGAACGGCAAGACCAGCCCGGAGGAGCTGATCGCCGCCGCGCACTCCAGCTGCTACTCGATGGCCCTCTCGCACGGCCTCGACGGCGCCGGGACCCCGCCCACCCGGGTGGAGACCAAGGCCGACGTGACGTTCCAGCCGGGTGAGGGCATCACCGGCATCCACCTGACGGTGCGCGCCGAGGTTCCGGGGCTGGACGCCGACGCCTTCCAGGCCGCCGCCGAGGACGCGAAGAAGAACTGCCCGGTCAGCCAGGCCCTGACGGGTACGACGATCACCCTGAGCGCCGAGCTGATCTGA
- a CDS encoding indole-3-glycerol phosphate synthase — MFTSVLMIEQPLTPVDVDFVTTLHGDDEVSFIVLMQPRGDQDRLLRAIDDVALGEIPEALHEGDEPEGSEARRPAAQALEHSLEALRRKGAKAVGQLVEDHPLDKLRSVVDETGADEVIVLTAPHFVEEFFHRDWASRARHKVGVPVLKLFAHNE, encoded by the coding sequence GTGTTCACGAGCGTATTGATGATCGAGCAGCCGCTGACCCCGGTGGACGTGGACTTCGTCACCACCCTGCACGGAGACGACGAGGTCTCCTTCATCGTCCTCATGCAACCGAGGGGGGACCAGGACAGGCTGCTGCGCGCCATCGACGACGTCGCGCTCGGCGAGATCCCCGAGGCGCTGCACGAGGGCGACGAGCCGGAGGGCTCCGAGGCCCGCCGCCCCGCCGCGCAGGCGCTCGAACACTCGTTGGAGGCCCTGCGCAGAAAGGGGGCCAAGGCGGTCGGGCAGCTCGTCGAGGACCATCCGCTCGACAAGCTCAGGTCCGTCGTGGACGAGACCGGGGCCGACGAGGTGATCGTCCTGACCGCCCCGCACTTCGTGGAGGAGTTCTTCCACCGCGACTGGGCCTCCCGCGCGCGCCACAAGGTCGGCGTTCCGGTGCTCAAGCTCTTCGCCCACAACGAATAG
- the msrB gene encoding peptide-methionine (R)-S-oxide reductase MsrB, with amino-acid sequence MAYEVEKTDEQWQAELTPSEYQVLRLAGTEPAFRGEYTDTKTEGVYSCRACGSELFRSDTKFESHCGWPSFYDPKDSDAVELIADTSHGMVRTEVRCAKCGSHLGHVFEGEGYPTPTDQRYCINSISLRLTPTED; translated from the coding sequence ATGGCGTACGAGGTCGAGAAGACGGACGAGCAGTGGCAGGCGGAGCTGACCCCGTCCGAGTACCAGGTGCTGCGCCTCGCGGGCACCGAACCGGCCTTCCGCGGTGAGTACACGGACACCAAGACGGAAGGCGTCTACTCCTGCCGGGCGTGCGGCTCCGAGCTGTTCCGTTCCGACACGAAGTTCGAGTCGCACTGCGGCTGGCCGTCCTTCTACGACCCGAAGGACAGCGACGCGGTCGAACTGATCGCGGACACCTCGCACGGCATGGTCCGCACCGAGGTCCGCTGCGCGAAGTGCGGCTCGCACCTGGGCCACGTCTTCGAGGGCGAGGGCTACCCCACCCCCACCGACCAGCGGTACTGCATCAACAGCATCTCCCTGCGCCTGACCCCGACGGAGGACTGA
- the zapE gene encoding cell division protein ZapE → MADAGPQALCARAPRVPAERLVAEMVPPPRFDAVRFDTYDPDPTQPSQREAVTVLSTFAAGLGGAHASGTGKRRWFSKKPAATASPGGVYLDGGYGVGKTHLLASLWHATPAEPALKAFGTFVELTNLVGALGFQQTVQTLGGHRLLCIDEFELDDPGDTVLVSSLLSRLVEQGVALAATSNTLPGKLGEGRFAAADFLREIQGLSAHFRPLRIDGQDYRHRGLPEAPAPFSDEQVAKAAYATPGASLDDFPGLLDHLAKVHPSRYGALTDGISAVCLTDVGPVPDQSTALRLVVLADRLYDREIPVLASGVPFDRLFSEDMLAGGYRKKYFRAISRLTALARDAKGLVAQ, encoded by the coding sequence ATAGCCGACGCGGGCCCCCAGGCCCTGTGTGCCCGGGCCCCCCGCGTGCCCGCCGAACGGCTGGTCGCCGAGATGGTGCCGCCGCCGCGGTTCGACGCGGTGCGCTTCGACACCTACGACCCCGACCCCACCCAGCCCAGCCAGCGCGAGGCCGTCACCGTGCTGAGCACCTTCGCCGCGGGACTGGGCGGGGCGCACGCGAGCGGCACGGGCAAGCGGCGCTGGTTCTCGAAGAAGCCCGCCGCGACGGCCTCCCCGGGCGGGGTCTACCTCGACGGCGGCTACGGCGTCGGCAAGACGCACCTGCTGGCCTCCCTGTGGCACGCGACCCCGGCCGAGCCGGCACTGAAGGCCTTCGGCACCTTCGTGGAGCTGACGAACCTCGTCGGCGCTCTCGGCTTCCAGCAGACCGTGCAGACCCTCGGCGGGCACCGGCTGCTGTGCATCGACGAATTCGAGCTGGACGATCCGGGCGACACGGTGCTGGTGTCCTCGCTGCTGAGCCGGCTGGTGGAGCAGGGCGTGGCGCTGGCCGCGACCTCCAACACGCTGCCCGGCAAGCTCGGCGAGGGCCGGTTCGCCGCGGCTGACTTCCTGCGCGAGATCCAGGGCCTGTCCGCGCACTTCCGGCCACTGCGGATCGACGGCCAGGACTACCGGCACCGGGGGCTGCCGGAGGCGCCGGCGCCGTTCTCGGACGAGCAGGTGGCCAAGGCCGCGTACGCGACGCCGGGCGCGAGCCTCGACGACTTCCCGGGGCTCCTGGACCACCTGGCGAAGGTGCACCCGAGCCGCTACGGAGCGCTGACGGACGGGATATCCGCGGTGTGCCTGACCGATGTCGGCCCGGTCCCCGACCAGTCGACGGCGCTGCGGCTGGTGGTGCTGGCCGACCGGCTGTACGACCGGGAGATACCGGTCCTCGCCTCGGGCGTGCCGTTCGACCGGCTGTTCAGTGAAGACATGCTGGCCGGGGGCTATCGGAAGAAGTACTTCCGCGCCATATCCCGGCTCACCGCCCTGGCGCGCGACGCGAAGGGGCTGGTGGCCCAGTAG
- a CDS encoding TIGR04222 domain-containing membrane protein, producing the protein MNALAVAVWLAVAVSSVLLLLGGRGRRSSASGAAAYLHDLSEAAFLVGGPGAVVDSALVSLLCDGRLVVGGPGIVHARPGVRAADVAERAVLQALLRAPSGWLYQVRYAAMVDPAVQETGDALADRGLITVPGSGRGWRRWGLAQAVVCAVLVPVSLVLTFVAWAPERGFQVPFVFEVLPALLIGIACGVTGSRRARRRITPAGREALGAMRARYAGDRTPRVQTALFGLRGLRDPYLRQQLVPAARGTRLAAAQSGPRRAGDSGSSDAAVPFGPLVWCAAADGGGSGSSCAGAGSGCGSSGSSCSASACSTGSGCSSGSGCSGSSGSGCSSSSGSGCSSASSCSSSSGSSCSSSS; encoded by the coding sequence GTGAACGCGCTCGCCGTGGCGGTCTGGCTCGCCGTGGCGGTCTCCAGCGTGCTGCTCCTGCTCGGCGGGCGCGGGCGGCGCTCCTCGGCGTCCGGCGCGGCGGCGTACCTGCACGACCTGTCGGAGGCCGCGTTCCTGGTGGGCGGGCCCGGGGCGGTCGTGGACAGCGCGCTCGTGTCCCTCCTCTGCGATGGCCGGCTGGTGGTCGGCGGCCCCGGCATCGTCCACGCCCGGCCCGGGGTGCGGGCCGCCGACGTCGCCGAGCGCGCCGTGCTCCAGGCCCTGCTGCGGGCCCCGTCGGGGTGGCTGTACCAGGTGCGGTACGCGGCCATGGTCGACCCGGCCGTGCAGGAGACCGGGGACGCCCTGGCCGACCGCGGGCTGATCACCGTGCCCGGATCCGGGCGCGGGTGGCGCCGCTGGGGGCTGGCCCAGGCGGTGGTGTGCGCGGTGCTGGTGCCGGTGTCCCTGGTGCTCACCTTCGTGGCGTGGGCGCCGGAGCGGGGGTTCCAGGTGCCGTTCGTCTTCGAGGTGTTGCCCGCGCTGCTGATCGGGATCGCGTGCGGGGTCACCGGCTCGCGCCGGGCCCGTCGGCGGATCACGCCGGCGGGGCGGGAGGCGCTGGGCGCGATGCGGGCCCGGTACGCGGGCGACCGGACCCCGCGCGTGCAGACGGCCCTGTTCGGGCTGCGCGGTCTGCGGGACCCGTACCTGCGGCAGCAGTTGGTGCCGGCCGCCCGCGGCACCCGCCTGGCCGCTGCGCAGTCCGGTCCGCGGCGGGCCGGCGACTCCGGCTCGTCCGATGCGGCCGTCCCGTTCGGGCCGCTGGTGTGGTGTGCGGCGGCCGACGGCGGGGGCTCGGGCTCCTCCTGCGCGGGCGCCGGTTCCGGCTGCGGCTCCTCCGGTTCCAGCTGTTCCGCCTCCGCCTGTTCCACCGGCTCGGGGTGCTCGTCCGGTTCCGGTTGCTCCGGCTCGTCGGGCTCCGGCTGCTCGTCCTCCTCGGGATCCGGCTGCTCCTCGGCCTCCTCCTGCTCGTCCTCCTCCGGCTCCAGCTGTTCCAGCAGCTCCTGA
- the murC gene encoding UDP-N-acetylmuramate--L-alanine ligase — protein MKPGLPTAMERPHFIGIGGAGMSGIAKILAQRGARVAGSDARDSDTARALRAHGATVHVGHAAGHLADDSTCVVVSSAIRADNPELARAAELGIPVVHRSDALAALMDGLRPIAVAGTHGKTTTTSMLAVSLSALGLDPSYAIGGDLDAPGSNAHHGEGDIFVAEADESDRSFHKYAPQVAIILNAELDHHANYASMEEIYESFEIFVSKIVPGGTLVVAHGQAGAAEIAARVAGREGLRVVTYGEEAEADVRITKITPRGLTSEVTVVLEGRMLTFTVSVPGRHYAHNAVAALAAGVALGIPAHNLASALGKYTGVKRRLQLKGEAAGVQVIDSYAHHPTEMTADLEAIRGAAADSRILVVFQPHLFSRTQELGKEMGLALALADASVVLDIYPAREDPLPGVTSEIIIEAARTAGADVAAEHDKDAVAEVIAGMAKPGDLVLTMGAGDVTDLGPLILESIGLARPSN, from the coding sequence ATGAAGCCCGGCCTGCCGACCGCCATGGAACGGCCCCACTTCATCGGCATCGGCGGAGCCGGCATGTCCGGCATCGCGAAGATCCTCGCCCAGCGCGGCGCCCGGGTGGCCGGCAGTGACGCCCGTGACTCCGACACCGCCCGGGCGCTGCGCGCCCACGGCGCCACGGTGCACGTCGGGCACGCCGCCGGCCACCTCGCGGACGACTCCACCTGCGTGGTCGTCTCCAGTGCCATCCGCGCCGACAACCCCGAGCTGGCCCGCGCCGCCGAACTCGGCATCCCGGTCGTGCACCGCTCCGACGCCCTCGCCGCCCTGATGGACGGCCTGCGGCCGATCGCCGTCGCCGGCACGCACGGCAAGACCACCACCACCTCGATGCTGGCGGTGTCCCTCTCGGCCCTGGGCCTGGACCCCTCCTACGCCATCGGCGGCGACCTGGACGCCCCGGGTTCCAACGCCCACCACGGCGAGGGCGACATCTTCGTGGCCGAGGCGGACGAGAGCGACCGCAGCTTCCACAAGTACGCCCCGCAGGTCGCGATCATCCTCAACGCGGAACTCGACCACCACGCGAACTACGCGTCGATGGAGGAGATCTACGAGTCCTTCGAGATCTTCGTCTCGAAGATCGTCCCCGGCGGCACCCTGGTCGTCGCCCACGGCCAGGCCGGTGCGGCCGAGATCGCCGCCCGCGTCGCCGGCCGGGAGGGGCTGCGGGTCGTCACGTACGGCGAGGAGGCCGAGGCCGACGTCCGGATCACGAAGATCACCCCGCGCGGCCTGACCAGCGAGGTCACGGTGGTGCTGGAGGGGCGGATGCTCACCTTCACCGTCTCCGTGCCCGGCCGCCACTACGCGCACAACGCGGTCGCGGCGCTCGCCGCCGGCGTCGCGCTCGGCATCCCGGCGCACAACCTGGCCTCCGCCCTCGGCAAGTACACCGGCGTCAAGCGCCGCCTCCAGCTCAAGGGCGAGGCAGCGGGCGTGCAGGTCATCGACTCCTACGCGCACCACCCCACGGAGATGACCGCCGACCTGGAGGCCATCCGCGGCGCCGCGGCGGACTCCCGCATCCTCGTGGTCTTCCAGCCCCACCTCTTCTCCCGCACGCAGGAACTCGGCAAGGAGATGGGCCTGGCCCTGGCGCTGGCCGACGCCTCCGTGGTCCTGGACATCTACCCGGCCCGCGAGGACCCCCTGCCCGGGGTCACCAGCGAGATCATCATCGAAGCGGCCCGCACGGCGGGCGCCGACGTCGCCGCCGAGCACGACAAGGACGCCGTCGCCGAGGTCATCGCGGGAATGGCGAAGCCGGGCGATCTCGTTCTCACCATGGGCGCGGGCGACGTCACGGATCTGGGTCCCCTGATCCTGGAGAGCATCGGTCTCGCCCGGCCGTCGAACTGA
- a CDS encoding aminoacyl-tRNA hydrolase, with product MSTEDTQARQDTAPAPAVGADSPFRKEHAARDEAPQFVLPLVVRIEKTAPPARTDALETAARAVLVLLTDERAHGEGEWADAVRDWQDARIRKVVRRARGAEWRKAETLPGVTVRGAGPSGAGCEVRVFPPVPLDGWPKELAKLQVSGTDLDDPEPVPAAAPGVPVLWLNPDLDMSAGKAMAQAGHAAQLAWWELTPAERGAWRDSGFRLAVRTAPRERWAQLSGSGLPVVRDAGFTEIAPGSCTVVSDHPALRARL from the coding sequence ATGAGCACCGAGGACACCCAGGCCCGCCAGGACACCGCCCCCGCACCGGCCGTAGGGGCCGACAGTCCGTTCCGCAAGGAGCACGCGGCCCGCGACGAGGCCCCCCAGTTCGTGCTGCCGCTGGTCGTGCGGATCGAGAAGACCGCGCCGCCGGCCAGGACCGACGCGTTGGAGACGGCGGCCCGCGCGGTGCTGGTGCTGCTGACGGACGAACGCGCGCACGGCGAGGGCGAGTGGGCCGACGCCGTCCGGGACTGGCAGGACGCCCGGATCCGCAAGGTGGTCCGGCGCGCCCGCGGGGCGGAGTGGCGCAAGGCCGAGACCCTGCCGGGGGTCACGGTCCGCGGCGCGGGCCCGTCGGGGGCCGGGTGCGAGGTGCGGGTCTTCCCGCCGGTGCCCCTCGACGGCTGGCCCAAGGAACTGGCCAAGCTCCAGGTGTCGGGCACCGACCTCGACGACCCGGAGCCGGTCCCCGCGGCGGCGCCCGGCGTACCCGTGCTGTGGCTCAACCCGGACCTGGACATGTCGGCCGGCAAGGCGATGGCCCAGGCCGGGCACGCGGCGCAGCTGGCGTGGTGGGAGCTGACCCCCGCGGAGCGCGGCGCGTGGCGGGACTCCGGTTTCCGGCTGGCCGTACGGACGGCTCCGCGCGAGCGGTGGGCGCAGTTGAGCGGGAGCGGCCTGCCGGTGGTGCGGGACGCGGGGTTCACGGAGATCGCCCCGGGCTCCTGCACGGTCGTCTCGGACCATCCGGCGCTGCGGGCGCGGCTGTAG
- a CDS encoding DUF692 domain-containing protein → MKPVAHLGVGIGWRPEIAEAVERLPGLDWVEVVAENICPGHLPASLTRLLERGVRVVPHGVSLGLGGADRPDAGKLAALGERAVALGAPLVTEHIAYVRTSSPALEAGHLLPVPRTREALDVLCENVRIAQDALPVPLALENIAALFPWPGDELTEARFLTELVERTGVRLLIDVANLHTNRVNRGEDPAAVLDAIPLEALAYVHVAGGVERGGVWHDTHAHPVPEVVLDVLAQLRARVEPAGVLLERDDDFPPEGELAGELRAIRDVLTGRPVPPAPALRAASAGGSASAGRPRARAASDASGPAPDAVAVPQTDADAVEDRAGVPETVTDSLRTRLGLQQAALLSALVAGTPVPEGFDRQRIRVQARALAAKRASVVAKVAPELPALLGGGDAYRTAFLGYARGRPMRAGYRRDALDFAEHLLIRGLPADPAARRRLTAWWRERAGARPPRRVVRWARALVARAA, encoded by the coding sequence ATGAAGCCCGTGGCACACCTGGGGGTGGGCATCGGCTGGCGGCCTGAGATCGCGGAAGCGGTGGAACGGCTGCCCGGCCTGGACTGGGTCGAGGTGGTGGCGGAGAACATCTGCCCCGGCCATCTGCCGGCCTCGCTGACGCGGCTGCTGGAGCGCGGCGTCCGCGTCGTCCCGCACGGGGTCTCCCTGGGCCTCGGCGGCGCCGACCGCCCGGACGCCGGGAAGCTGGCCGCGCTCGGGGAGCGGGCCGTGGCGCTGGGGGCGCCGCTGGTCACCGAGCACATCGCGTACGTACGCACCTCCTCGCCGGCGCTGGAGGCCGGGCACCTGCTCCCGGTGCCGCGCACCCGGGAGGCGCTGGACGTGCTCTGCGAGAACGTCCGGATCGCGCAGGACGCGCTGCCCGTGCCGCTGGCGCTGGAGAACATCGCCGCGCTGTTCCCGTGGCCCGGGGACGAGCTGACGGAGGCGCGGTTCCTGACCGAGCTGGTGGAGCGGACGGGGGTGCGGCTGCTCATCGACGTGGCGAACCTGCACACCAACCGGGTGAACCGGGGCGAGGACCCGGCGGCGGTGCTCGACGCGATCCCGCTGGAGGCGCTGGCGTACGTGCACGTCGCCGGGGGTGTGGAGCGCGGCGGCGTGTGGCACGACACGCACGCGCACCCCGTGCCGGAGGTGGTGCTGGACGTACTGGCGCAGCTGCGGGCACGGGTGGAGCCGGCCGGGGTCCTGCTGGAGCGGGACGACGACTTCCCGCCGGAGGGTGAGCTGGCCGGGGAACTCCGGGCCATCCGCGACGTGTTGACGGGCCGCCCGGTCCCACCCGCCCCGGCCCTGCGCGCTGCGTCTGCCGGGGGCTCGGCCTCCGCGGGCCGGCCCCGCGCACGTGCGGCTTCCGATGCCTCGGGCCCCGCCCCGGACGCGGTCGCGGTCCCGCAGACGGACGCGGACGCCGTGGAGGACCGGGCCGGCGTCCCGGAGACCGTGACGGACTCCCTCCGGACCCGGCTCGGGCTCCAGCAGGCCGCCCTGCTGTCCGCGCTCGTCGCGGGAACCCCCGTACCGGAGGGCTTCGACCGGCAGCGGATCCGGGTCCAGGCGCGGGCGCTGGCCGCCAAGCGCGCTTCGGTGGTGGCGAAGGTGGCGCCGGAGCTGCCCGCGCTCCTGGGCGGCGGCGACGCGTACCGCACCGCGTTCCTCGGCTACGCCCGGGGCCGCCCGATGAGGGCCGGGTACCGCCGGGACGCCCTGGACTTCGCCGAGCACCTGCTGATCCGCGGCCTGCCGGCCGACCCGGCGGCCCGCCGCCGTCTCACCGCCTGGTGGCGGGAGCGGGCCGGGGCGCGGCCGCCGCGCCGGGTCGTGCGGTGGGCGCGTGCGCTCGTGGCGAGGGCGGCGTGA